AGTCAATTCGATTCCTCCCTCGAAGAGAGACCTAGCGGATACTTTCAAGTCTGCCCAGGCAGCACCGACGCGACCATGCCCGTCCCCTTCGAGACCCTTCTTCCCTACGCCATCATGATTGGCGTACGTCCGGTTCGGCCCTGCGACACGACAATATGGAAGCTTATTGAGTGATAGATGTTCGGTATCTCTGGTACCGGTCTTGCCGTCATCAAGACCTGGCAGAACGAGGGCAAGCGACCCCGTTACTCCGTGGACCAGTGGGACAAGGTAGGTTGTCTGTGCCGAAAGTGTTGGGTTGATGCTAATTGTCTCTGCAGCAAAGTATGATACGCCTTGAACGAACTTGCGATTGACCATCTGGATACTGACCGAGGGCTACTAGTGATGGAGCGTGACCGCCGACTTACAGGAAGTCTACGAGGACAGACGGACAAAGCAGTGGCACCCATAGGGTTCGAGTTGAACAACCCGTGGAAGGTGAGTGCCATTGAGCCCCAGCATTCTGTTCATGAATACTAACTCGAGACAATAGTTGGAAAAACGCTTCGCTTAGAGAACGGCACGACAGCCGATGCGAATCGCCAAAGTGCCGCAAGCCAGCAAATGTACATATACAACATGAGAGAGATGAGGGGCATGAGGCCAAGGGAAAGGGATGAATGGATAGGAGAAAGAAATGAAAGAGAACATCAAACAATCATTAGACTTGGTCTGCTATGGTGCATCGTGAACAAACGCTTGAGTTTGCTGTCCACAGCAggggtatcttattatatggCTATCTCTGCTCTGTTCTTATTCAGGTTCTCAAGCAGTGTGCAAGCCTGGCACATTGCCTGACTTGACATGTATCCGCACTTGACACACTTGCCCAGAGTCTGCAATGGCGTAGCCTCCTTCTGCCGCCTAGTCCTTATTGGCAAGGCCactgcctcctcctccttgggagTTCCGTTGGCCGTGATCTCTGTCTCCTGGGCCTTGTggttggccttcttcttgaggctAGCCTCAACTTCGGCCATCTCGTTGCCAGAGGTGCGTCCGTTGGCTGATCCGCAGCCTCCAATTCCTTCGCCTTCGTCGCAGGCACATGGACCCCGGTTCTTCTCTGGTGTGAGCCGGGCCATGTCCTCCCCGCTTCTGACAATGTCCAGGATTGCACTTGGCCGAACCTTTTCAAGATTCTTGATGAGGCCTCGAGCCGTTCCACGGAAGGCCTCTGGGCTGTATATGCACTCAGTGCTAAAATAGTCCAGCTTCTTGTGGTGGGCGTAGAGCACAATCTCCTTTTCGTATGCGTACTTGAGAGGTTTGCTCCTCTTCACGTCGCTGTTGGAATCGCCAGTGACGATACTGGTGCTCCGAGCTAACCGCGGCAAATCTCCTCGAAGAAGGTTCATGAGAACAGTCTCGGCGATGTCGTCTGCGTTGTGACCTGTTACGACGTGCTTGATGGCCAGCTTCTTTGCCCCTCGATCCAGGGCCTGCCGTCGAAATACGCCACAGTAGGTGCagtttcccttctttccgATGGTCTCGACAACCTGGTCCATAGTCCATCCATAAAGCTCGTCGTAGCCCACAATCTCCAAGGGCATGTCGTATTGAACGGCATTCCGCTTAACCGTTTCGAGTGAATCATCTCGGTATCCCTTGATGCCTTCGTCAACACTCAAAAGTACCAGGTTCAGTCCGTAGTCGTGCCGTTCGTTCAAAGTTTTCATCACAGAGGCCAAGACTGTCGAATCTTTTCCACCCGAGGCTCCGATGGCAACCCTCTCTCCTCGGAAGAAGAGTTGAGAGGAGGTGATTGTGTGGTGTACTTCATCCTCAAAGACTCTGAGGAAGCACTCTCGGCATAGCTTGTGGTGATTCTTGGGCCGCTTTACGACGGCCCTGTTATTCTGACATCGGTTGCAAGGCGTAGGAGGCATTTTATCTTCTGTGTTAACGCGGTGTTGCTGAAAGTGTCTGAGAAGACTGGAGATCTGAGATTTGCCCCTCTGACGCAAGATCTGGGGATTTCAAGACCCGATATCAGAATACCAGCGAATGTTTTCTCCTTGAAGTTCGTTGGGAGTATAGCGATGCTCAATTTTATTGTCGATGATGTATTTACGAATCTAGGCTCTCATTTCTCACTTTCTCTGGTACCTGACCTTTGACTCGAGGCGATGACTCGGGCTGCACTGTGAAAGGTTCAGTCACGTGCACCGACCACGAAAATGGATTCGGCTCCAGCCCCTCCAAGTGGAGCAAGAAGTGGGTCCTGGCTTTTCGCGGCAGGAAGCCCTAATTAATTCAACACCAAAATCTTTTCGTGCCTTTTCTTCCCTTTGAAAACCAtccctcatcgccatcccgGACTCTGCTCTTCAACCCACGAGCAACTAACCCACAGATCCAAGATGGTGAGTACATGAAACAACACACCTGGACTCTAATGGCCACAGTTTTGTGAGTCAAATGTGCCTCGCGCGCAATTGAAGCCGCAGTCGTCGCTTCTCGCGATTTTGACTGTCGGTATTCCGCCTGTTCGTCTACCTTGACCGGTGTCGAGCAGGTGAAGACTTGGCTGGAGATGCGGCGTGCGCAGAAATGCCACGACCTGCTCTCGTTAGAGTTCAGAGAAGACCTTTTGGCTTGAACGCCTTGCTGATCTTCTTTTCTCAATGACAGCCTCCCAAGTCCGGCAAGAAGGTCGCTCCCGCCCCTTTCCCTCAGGGTAAGGCTGGTCGCAAGGCCCCCAAGGTTAGTCAACTTGTCTTTCGTTTAGGATCGTCGGTCACTGACAATCATCAGAACCCTCTCCTCGAGAAGCGACCCCGCAGCTACGGTGTCGGCCAGGACATCCAGCCCAAGCGAAATGTCTCCCGCATGGTCAAGTGGCCCGAGTATGTCCGCCTCCAGCGACAGAAGAAGATCCTTCAGATGCGCCTGAAGGTTCCTCCTGCTCTCGCCCAGTTCCAGCACGTCCTCGACCGCAACACCGCCGCCCAGGCtttcaagctcctcaacaagTACCGACCTGAgaccaaggccgagaagaaggagcgtCTCCTCCAGGAGGCTACCGCcgtcaaggagggcaagaagaaggaggatgtCTCCAAGAAGCCCTACACCGTCAAGTACGGCCTCAACCACGTCGTTGGCCTGATTGAGAACAAGAAGGCttccctcgtcctcatccccAACGACGTTGAGCCTATTgagctcgtc
The window above is part of the Fusarium falciforme chromosome 3, complete sequence genome. Proteins encoded here:
- a CDS encoding NADH dehydrogenase [ubiquinone] 1 alpha subcomplex subunit 1 produces the protein MPVPFETLLPYAIMIGMFGISGTGLAVIKTWQNEGKRPRYSVDQWDKVGLMERDRRLTGSLRGQTDKAVAPIGFELNNPWKLEKRFA
- a CDS encoding Cytoplasmic tRNA 2-thiolation protein 1, whose translation is MPPTPCNRCQNNRAVVKRPKNHHKLCRECFLRVFEDEVHHTITSSQLFFRGERVAIGASGGKDSTVLASVMKTLNERHDYGLNLVLLSVDEGIKGYRDDSLETVKRNAVQYDMPLEIVGYDELYGWTMDQVVETIGKKGNCTYCGVFRRQALDRGAKKLAIKHVVTGHNADDIAETVLMNLLRGDLPRLARSTSIVTGDSNSDVKRSKPLKYAYEKEIVLYAHHKKLDYFSTECIYSPEAFRGTARGLIKNLEKVRPSAILDIVRSGEDMARLTPEKNRGPCACDEGEGIGGCGSANGRTSGNEMAEVEASLKKKANHKAQETEITANGTPKEEEAVALPIRTRRQKEATPLQTLGKCVKCGYMSSQAMCQACTLLENLNKNRAEIAI
- a CDS encoding 60S ribosomal protein L8, translating into MPPKSGKKVAPAPFPQGKAGRKAPKNPLLEKRPRSYGVGQDIQPKRNVSRMVKWPEYVRLQRQKKILQMRLKVPPALAQFQHVLDRNTAAQAFKLLNKYRPETKAEKKERLLQEATAVKEGKKKEDVSKKPYTVKYGLNHVVGLIENKKASLVLIPNDVEPIELVVFLPSLCKKMGIPYAIVKGKARLGTVVHKKTAAVLAITEVRSEDKNELSKLVSAVKDGYLEKHDQARRHWGGGIMGAKAQKRIEKKQKALEAATKI